A window of Gasterosteus aculeatus chromosome 9, fGasAcu3.hap1.1, whole genome shotgun sequence contains these coding sequences:
- the fam161a gene encoding protein FAM161B isoform X2: MDNVLHVTFDPSQLEYEDSGSDLCDEIYAGKGGPGATTDRAAAGERLDLSEIFFSNEEYYSKLEELKKAHLRTMAELENMYRRKLQLKAMETLDPTLLETPGHRPPRWDSSPAAPRRLRKSHSAVELRRASGRSDSSSSGEEEDAAAINNAGSGLIFSPKEHIKNMWRDFNLSPHNRHLLSSSVRSLPLDQGSPRGGAGRRRPPRGGPGHGPTVPKPFQMTQRQAERRERGTEARAAMERENAELRRQLEELTECQRKFRAGPVPAHVHLPLYDELRGRGEERRRARELEGRRPPAAQKPFSFLERERLKKEQRQLQPPQPSGEEKVKPFRAKPVPRAVYAAASGEQMKEEQLYRSIKIQMRAQEMLHSAAMPPSMLARRLSDRKKPDVGGGSFSHRPHINAEVPDFDASYRRFQRHLERQKEVKPTTACEPFELRTARIPSQRERVLADIEKEQSSPRAGRRPRASPGPARRATSSRCSSLSGSLEVLPTKDTDASKKREEAVRKLLEQRKQADEEEERWRERQKQRAKKLQRVVLKRAQANDPHLALSQTQPTKLREFRKQELQRKKEYQQEIKEMQQRVKGRPLLLEQVTQRNAKQAAVKRYTDALRGCDLTEEFVSGAAAATSGAARKTSSSSDSGPSEPEEPDTGYKPVHYRKVLRADSSASPNHGEGGGAASRHSDGDGRDHGDDDDDRQSEESYSDDQENYSDDSDHEAGAAQQEAGE, from the exons ATGGACAATGTGCTCCATGTGACTTTTGACCCCTCCCAGCTGGAGTACGAGGACTCAGGCTCTGATCTCTGTGATGAGATCTACGCGGGGAAGGGAGGTCCTGGCGCTACAACGGACCGCGCGGCAGCCGGAGAGCGCCTGGACCTCAGCGAGATCTTCTTCTCCAACGAGGAGTACTACAgcaagctggaggagctgaagaaggcCCACCTGCGCACCATGGCCGAGCTGGAGAACATGTATCGCAGGAAGCTGCAGCTCAAGGCCATGGAGACTCTGGACCCGACGCTGCTGGAGACACCTGGGCACAG GCCCCCGCGGTGGGACAGCAGCCCGGCCGCTCCACGCCGTTTAAGGAAGTCCCACTCTGCTGTGGAACTCAGGAGGGCCTCCGGCAGGtcggactcctcctcctcaggagaagaagaagacgccgcCGCCATCAACAACGCGGGAAGCGGTCTTATTTTCTCCCCTAAAGAACACATCAAGAACATGTGGCGCGACTTCAACCTGTCCCCTCACAACCGCCACCTGTTGTCCTCCTCGGTGCGCAGCCTGCCGCTGGACCAGGGGtccccgcgggggggggcggggcggaggAGGCCCCCGCGCGGAGGCCCGGGCCACGGACCCACCGTCCCCAAACCTTTCCAGATGACGCAGCGGCAGGCGGAGCGGCGGGAGCGCGGCACCGAGGCGCGCGCGGCGATGGAGCGGGAGAACGCCGAGCTGCGgcggcagctggaggagctgacggAGTGCCAGAGGAAGTTCCGCGCCGGCCCCGTGCCGGCTCACGTGCACCTGCCTCTGTACGACGAGCTGCGGGGGCGCGgggaggagcggcggcgggCGAGAGAGCTGGAGGGCCGGCGTCCTCCAGCCGCCCAGAAGCCCTTCAGCTTCCTGGAGAGGGAGCGCCTGAAGAAGGAGCAGAGACAGCTGCAGCCCCCCCAGCCGTCCGGCGAGGAGAAGGTCAAACCCTTCAGGGCCAAGCCCGTGCCCAGGGCGGTGTACGCCGCCGCCTCGGGGGAGCAGAtgaaggaggagcagctgtacCGTTCCATCAAGATACAGATGAGAGCGCAGGAGATGCTCCACAGCGCCGCCATGCCCCCCAGCATGCTCGCCAGGCGGCTCAGCGACCGCAAGAAGCCcgacgtgggggggggcagcttctCCCACCGGCCCCACATCAACGCAGAGGTGCCCGACTTCGACGCCAGCTACCGGCGCTTCCAGCGGCACCTGGAGAGGCAGAAAGAGGTGAAGCCCACGACCGCGTGCGAACCCTTCGAGCTGAGGACGGCGCGCATCCCCTCGCAGCGGGAGCGCGTCCTGGCCGACATCGAGAAGGAGCAGAGCAGCCCCCGGGCCGGGCGCCGGCCCCGCGCCAGCCCCGGCCCGGCTCGGAGGGCCACCTCCAGCCGCTGCTCGTCCCTCTCCGGCAGCCTGGAGGTCCTGCCGACCAAAGACACGGACGCCAGCAAGAAGCGCGAGGAGGCCGTGAG AAagctgctggagcagaggaagcaggccgatgaggaggaggagcggtggAGGGAAAGGCAGAAGCAGAGGGCGAAGAAGCTCCAGCGGGTGGTGTTGAAGCGGGCCCAGGCCAACGACCCCCACCTCGCTCTCTCGCAGACACAGCCGACCAAACTCCGAGAGTTCAG GAAACAGGAGCTGCAGCGCAAGAAGGAGTACCAGCAGGAGATTAAGGAGATGCAGCAGAGGGTGAAGGGGaggccgctgctgctggagcaggtcACACAG AGGAACGCCAAGCAGGCGGCGGTCAAGCGCTACACGGACGCCCTGCGCGGATGTGACCTGACCGAAGAGTTCGTCAGCGGcgccgcggcggcgacgtcagGAGCCGCGCGcaaaacctccagctccagcgaCAGCGGGCCCAG CGAGCCGGAGGAGCCGGACACGGGATACAAACCCGTCCACTACAGAAAGGTCCTCCGGGCCGACAGCAGCGCTTCGCCGAACCACGGCGAGGGAGGCGGGGCCGCCAGCCGCCACTCGGACGGGGATGGCCGTGACCacggcgacgacgacgacgaccgCCAATCAGAAGAGAGCTACTCAGACGATCAGGAGAATTATTCAGACGACAGCGACCACGAAGCCGGCGCCGCGCAGCAGGAAGCAGGGGAGTGA
- the fam161a gene encoding protein FAM161A isoform X1, which produces MANPHRTNVLVTSCLRTPVDPHTRAPLASYERRRARPNPATRRQGNRELEYEDSGSDLCDEIYAGKGGPGATTDRAAAGERLDLSEIFFSNEEYYSKLEELKKAHLRTMAELENMYRRKLQLKAMETLDPTLLETPGHRPPRWDSSPAAPRRLRKSHSAVELRRASGRSDSSSSGEEEDAAAINNAGSGLIFSPKEHIKNMWRDFNLSPHNRHLLSSSVRSLPLDQGSPRGGAGRRRPPRGGPGHGPTVPKPFQMTQRQAERRERGTEARAAMERENAELRRQLEELTECQRKFRAGPVPAHVHLPLYDELRGRGEERRRARELEGRRPPAAQKPFSFLERERLKKEQRQLQPPQPSGEEKVKPFRAKPVPRAVYAAASGEQMKEEQLYRSIKIQMRAQEMLHSAAMPPSMLARRLSDRKKPDVGGGSFSHRPHINAEVPDFDASYRRFQRHLERQKEVKPTTACEPFELRTARIPSQRERVLADIEKEQSSPRAGRRPRASPGPARRATSSRCSSLSGSLEVLPTKDTDASKKREEAVRKLLEQRKQADEEEERWRERQKQRAKKLQRVVLKRAQANDPHLALSQTQPTKLREFRKQELQRKKEYQQEIKEMQQRVKGRPLLLEQVTQRNAKQAAVKRYTDALRGCDLTEEFVSGAAAATSGAARKTSSSSDSGPSEPEEPDTGYKPVHYRKVLRADSSASPNHGEGGGAASRHSDGDGRDHGDDDDDRQSEESYSDDQENYSDDSDHEAGAAQQEAGE; this is translated from the exons ATGGCGAACCCCCACCGGACAAACGTTCTGGTCACGTCGTGTCTCAGGACGCCGGTAGACCCGCACACCAGAGCGCCGTTAGCTTCGTACGAGCGGCGCAGAGCGCGGCCGAACCCGGCGACTCGTCGTCAGGGCAACCGGGAG CTGGAGTACGAGGACTCAGGCTCTGATCTCTGTGATGAGATCTACGCGGGGAAGGGAGGTCCTGGCGCTACAACGGACCGCGCGGCAGCCGGAGAGCGCCTGGACCTCAGCGAGATCTTCTTCTCCAACGAGGAGTACTACAgcaagctggaggagctgaagaaggcCCACCTGCGCACCATGGCCGAGCTGGAGAACATGTATCGCAGGAAGCTGCAGCTCAAGGCCATGGAGACTCTGGACCCGACGCTGCTGGAGACACCTGGGCACAG GCCCCCGCGGTGGGACAGCAGCCCGGCCGCTCCACGCCGTTTAAGGAAGTCCCACTCTGCTGTGGAACTCAGGAGGGCCTCCGGCAGGtcggactcctcctcctcaggagaagaagaagacgccgcCGCCATCAACAACGCGGGAAGCGGTCTTATTTTCTCCCCTAAAGAACACATCAAGAACATGTGGCGCGACTTCAACCTGTCCCCTCACAACCGCCACCTGTTGTCCTCCTCGGTGCGCAGCCTGCCGCTGGACCAGGGGtccccgcgggggggggcggggcggaggAGGCCCCCGCGCGGAGGCCCGGGCCACGGACCCACCGTCCCCAAACCTTTCCAGATGACGCAGCGGCAGGCGGAGCGGCGGGAGCGCGGCACCGAGGCGCGCGCGGCGATGGAGCGGGAGAACGCCGAGCTGCGgcggcagctggaggagctgacggAGTGCCAGAGGAAGTTCCGCGCCGGCCCCGTGCCGGCTCACGTGCACCTGCCTCTGTACGACGAGCTGCGGGGGCGCGgggaggagcggcggcgggCGAGAGAGCTGGAGGGCCGGCGTCCTCCAGCCGCCCAGAAGCCCTTCAGCTTCCTGGAGAGGGAGCGCCTGAAGAAGGAGCAGAGACAGCTGCAGCCCCCCCAGCCGTCCGGCGAGGAGAAGGTCAAACCCTTCAGGGCCAAGCCCGTGCCCAGGGCGGTGTACGCCGCCGCCTCGGGGGAGCAGAtgaaggaggagcagctgtacCGTTCCATCAAGATACAGATGAGAGCGCAGGAGATGCTCCACAGCGCCGCCATGCCCCCCAGCATGCTCGCCAGGCGGCTCAGCGACCGCAAGAAGCCcgacgtgggggggggcagcttctCCCACCGGCCCCACATCAACGCAGAGGTGCCCGACTTCGACGCCAGCTACCGGCGCTTCCAGCGGCACCTGGAGAGGCAGAAAGAGGTGAAGCCCACGACCGCGTGCGAACCCTTCGAGCTGAGGACGGCGCGCATCCCCTCGCAGCGGGAGCGCGTCCTGGCCGACATCGAGAAGGAGCAGAGCAGCCCCCGGGCCGGGCGCCGGCCCCGCGCCAGCCCCGGCCCGGCTCGGAGGGCCACCTCCAGCCGCTGCTCGTCCCTCTCCGGCAGCCTGGAGGTCCTGCCGACCAAAGACACGGACGCCAGCAAGAAGCGCGAGGAGGCCGTGAG AAagctgctggagcagaggaagcaggccgatgaggaggaggagcggtggAGGGAAAGGCAGAAGCAGAGGGCGAAGAAGCTCCAGCGGGTGGTGTTGAAGCGGGCCCAGGCCAACGACCCCCACCTCGCTCTCTCGCAGACACAGCCGACCAAACTCCGAGAGTTCAG GAAACAGGAGCTGCAGCGCAAGAAGGAGTACCAGCAGGAGATTAAGGAGATGCAGCAGAGGGTGAAGGGGaggccgctgctgctggagcaggtcACACAG AGGAACGCCAAGCAGGCGGCGGTCAAGCGCTACACGGACGCCCTGCGCGGATGTGACCTGACCGAAGAGTTCGTCAGCGGcgccgcggcggcgacgtcagGAGCCGCGCGcaaaacctccagctccagcgaCAGCGGGCCCAG CGAGCCGGAGGAGCCGGACACGGGATACAAACCCGTCCACTACAGAAAGGTCCTCCGGGCCGACAGCAGCGCTTCGCCGAACCACGGCGAGGGAGGCGGGGCCGCCAGCCGCCACTCGGACGGGGATGGCCGTGACCacggcgacgacgacgacgaccgCCAATCAGAAGAGAGCTACTCAGACGATCAGGAGAATTATTCAGACGACAGCGACCACGAAGCCGGCGCCGCGCAGCAGGAAGCAGGGGAGTGA
- the cct4 gene encoding T-complex protein 1 subunit delta produces MPELMAAPRASNMGRHKGGAYVDRDKPAQIRFSNISAAKAVADAIRTSLGPKGMDKMIQDEKGDVTITNDGATILKQMQVLHPSAKMLVELSKAQDIEAGDGTTSVVVIAGALLDACSKLLQRGIHPTTISESFQKAVEKGVEVLTGMSRPVELSDRETLLNSATTSLCSKVVSQYSSLLAPMSVDAVMRVIDPATATGVDLHDIKIIKKLGGTIDDCELVDGLVLTQRVANSSVSRVEKAKIGLIQFCLSPPKTDMDNQIVVSDYAQMDRVLREERTYILNMVKQVKKAGCNVLLIQKSILRDALSDLALHFLNKMKIMVVKEIEREDIEFICKTLGTKPIAHIDHFTPEMLGTAELAEEVNLDGSGKLVKITGCASPGKTVSIVVRGSNKLVIEEAERSIHDALCVIRCLVKKRALIAGGGAPEIELAVRLAEYSRTLAGMEAYCVRAYADALEVIPSTLAENAGLNPISTVTELRNRHAQGDKMAGINVRKGGISNILEELVVQPLLVSISALTLSTETVRSILKIDDIVNCR; encoded by the exons ATGCCCGAACTTATGGCGGCACCGAGAGCATCTAACATGGGTAGACACAAAGGAGGGGCGTATGTGGACCGCGACAAGCCGGCCCAGATTCGGTTCAGCAACATCTCTGCTGCTAAAG CTGTTGCTGATGCCATCAGAACAAGCCTGGGGCCCAAAGGCATGGACAAGATG ATCCAGGATGAGAAAGGCGACGTGACCATCACCAACGATGGCGCCACCATCCTGAAGCAGATGCAGGTTCTCCACCCTTCAGCCAAAATG CTGGTGGAACTATCCAAAGCCCAGGACATCGAGGCCGGAGACGGCACCACCTCTGTGGTGGTGATTGCTGGAGCGCTGCTGGACGCCTGCTCCAAACTgctgcagagag GCATCCACCCCACCACCATCTCCGAGTCCTTCCAGAAGGCGGTGGAGAAAGGCGTGGAGGTGCTGACCGGCATGAGCCGGCCGGTGGAGCTGAGCGACCGCGAGACGCTGCTCAACAGCGCCACCACGTCGCTGTGCTCCAAGGTGGTGTCGCAGTACTCCAGCCTGCTGGCGCCCATGAGCGTGGACGCCGTCATGCGCGTCATCGACCCGGCCACCGCCACCGGCGTCGACCTGCACGACATCAAGATCATCAAGAAGCTCGG AGGGACCATTGACGACTGCGAGTTGGTGGACGGCCTGGTGCTGACCCAGAGGGTCGCCAACAGCAGCGTGTCCCGCGTGGAGAAGGCCAAGATCGGCCTCATCCAGTTCTGCTTGTCCCCTCCCAAAACCGAC ATGGACAACCAGATCGTGGTGTCCGACTACGCCCAGATGGACCGCGTGCTGCGTGAGGAGCGCACTTACATCCTCAACATGGTGAAACAGGTGAAGAAGGCCGGCTGCAACGTGCTGCTCATCCAGAAGTCCATCCTCAG AGACGCGCTGAGCGACCTCGCCCTGCACTTCCTCAACAAGATGAAGATCATGGTGGTGAAGGAGATCGAGAGGGAGGACATCGAGTTCATCTGTAAG ACACTCGGCACCAAGCCCATCGCCCACATCGACCACTTCACCCCGGAGATGCTCGGCACGGCGGAGCTGGCCGAGGAGGTCAACCTGGACGGCTCCGGCAAGCTGGTCAAG ATCACAGGCTGCGCTAGCCCCGGGAAGACGGTGAGCATCGTGGTCCGCGGCTCCAACAAGCTGGTGATCGAGGAGGCGGAGCGCTCCATCCACGACGCGCTCTGCGTCATCCGCTGCCTGGTCAAGAAGAG GGCTCTGATAGCCGGCGGCGGCGCTCCGGAGATCGAGCTGGCCGTGCGTCTGGCAGAGTACTCGCGCACCCTGGCGGGCATGGAGGCGTACTGCGTGCGGGCGTACGCCGACGCCCTCGAGGTGATCCCCTCCACGCTGGCTGAGAACGCCGGCCTGAACCCCATCTCCACGGTGACGGAGCTCCGTAACCGGCACGCTCAGGGAGACAAGATGGCCGGCATCAACGTGCGCAAG ggagGAATCTCCAAcatcctggaggagctggtggtgcAGCCTTTACTGGTTTCCATCAGCGCTCTGACCCTTTCCACGGAGACGGTCCGCAGCATCCTCAAGATCGACGACATT gtgAACTGCCGATAA